From a region of the Bradyrhizobium diazoefficiens genome:
- a CDS encoding cytochrome c3 family protein, whose amino-acid sequence MTAALVTAVCLCVFLVTGIWVVPLMDYNTQKRFAPEQPVPFSHKHHVSGLGLDCRYCHATVEKSANAGMPSTAICMTCHSQIWTNAAMLAPDRKSMAEKTPIRWTRVYALPDYVFFDHSIHIAKGVGCTECHGPIGDMAMTWKAHNLYMSWCLSCHRDPGPHLRPKDQVFNPHWRRTDSTPTPETLLAQYHIKTEALSDCGVCHR is encoded by the coding sequence ATGACCGCGGCCCTCGTGACCGCGGTCTGCCTGTGCGTGTTCTTGGTGACGGGAATATGGGTCGTGCCGCTGATGGACTACAACACTCAGAAACGGTTCGCACCCGAGCAGCCCGTCCCGTTTAGCCATAAGCACCACGTCAGCGGTCTTGGGCTCGACTGCCGCTATTGCCACGCCACGGTGGAGAAATCCGCAAACGCGGGAATGCCGTCGACGGCAATTTGCATGACCTGCCACTCGCAGATCTGGACCAATGCCGCCATGCTGGCACCAGACCGGAAAAGCATGGCCGAAAAAACCCCGATCCGATGGACGCGCGTTTATGCGCTGCCCGACTACGTCTTTTTCGATCACAGCATCCATATCGCCAAGGGCGTCGGCTGCACCGAGTGCCACGGTCCGATCGGCGACATGGCCATGACCTGGAAAGCTCACAACCTCTACATGAGCTGGTGTCTCTCCTGCCATAGGGATCCGGGCCCTCATCTTCGTCCCAAGGACCAGGTCTTCAATCCGCATTGGCGGCGGACAGATTCGACGCCTACGCCCGAGACCCTGCTGGCTCAGTATCACATCAAAACCGAAGCACTGTCGGATTGCGGGGTCTGTCACAGATGA